The following coding sequences lie in one Cannabis sativa cultivar Pink pepper isolate KNU-18-1 chromosome 5, ASM2916894v1, whole genome shotgun sequence genomic window:
- the LOC115715944 gene encoding uncharacterized protein LOC115715944 — protein sequence MSSLEVPPLLKPQTCFGFSQARRFTTSATVFSLPFRHFRTLASPLLTTPALKLQTSRSTHIPAILDSDSGAIATSDHLSEPPVRIVALVGHGTLSPLKSAPWQEVMLHTAKRLKWVDEGYEMIVFTDDLTQLDTENCVNLKRELSCADILVIVGVKNQESVNWIQSNSGNIRNIICFESSPNLVNKLGGSYVESQNKGRPFWGQTKISNETVEVVKTVSEAWERHNSDDIRFCILVIINAFIRPVSILKNLRSKGFSTLSCMVKNCGSQILNCLLDPDCRKALQCLNNCSPVDQVCNYRCIASYESPTLEAFSLCVLQKHNCLGLDAKIPERPYVPPMSKFRGEELCHEVAEDVFVGWLGGLDWSWRVVAGQNPAYDQFPCQYQLFYRGKAKGSFWYEPVFQVKTLEGKMVWRRRKYRVKRGKVVGTFYFSVLDNGVVSNEFWTIVDAPDDLSWGLFHYSGAARVAGQSYTGAVLVSPDGAYPNEMERKRLVSALQKCGIEEWELYTVDNCSCADPPLGIPEGSNLHSVIQVKEMAQLGVQIGVPNV from the exons ATGTCTTCTCTCGAAGTTCCGCCATTACTCAAACCACAAACTTGCTTCGGTTTCTCTCAAGCTCGCCGCTTTACCACTTCTGCCACTGTTTTCTCTCTTCCATTTCGCCATTTCAGAACCCTTGCTTCTCCTCTTCTCACAACTCCTGCTCTTAAACTTCAAACCTCCAGATCAACTCACATTCCGGCCATTTTGGACTCAGACTCCGGCGCCATCGCCACCTCCGACCACTTATCTGAACCTCCGGTCAGAATTGTCGCCTTAGTAGGCCATGGAACCCTCAGTCCTCTAAAATCCGCACCTTGGCAGGAGGTCATGCTCCACACT GCGAAGAGATTGAAATGGGTTGATGAAGGGTATGAAATGATAGTGTTTACTGATGATTTGACTCAATTAGATACTGAAAATTGTGTGAATTTGAAAAGGGAATTgagctgtgctgatattttggTGATTGTGGGTGTGAAAAACCAAGAGTCAGTGAATTGGATTCAAAGCAATAGTGGGAATATTAGAAACATAATTTGCTTTGAATCTTCTCCCAATTTGGTGAATAAATTGGGAGGTTCATATGTAGAGAGTCAAAATAAAGGGAGGCCATTTTGGGGCCAAACAAAGATAAGTAATGAAACTGTAGAAGTGGTCAAGACTGTGTCTGAGGCTTGGGAAAGGCATAATTCTGATGATATAAGATTTTGTATATTAGTTATAATCAATGCTTTTATAAGGCCAGTCTCAATTTTAAAGAATCTGAGATCAAAGGGGTTCTCTACTCTCAGTTGCATGGTGAAGAATTGTGGGAGTCAGATACTAAATTGTCTATTGGATCCTGACTGTAGAAAAGCATTGCAGTGCTTGAATAATTGTAGTCCTGTGGATCAAGTGTGTAACTATCGGTGCATTGCTTCATATGAAAGTCCTACATTGGAAGCATTTTCCTTGTGCGTTTTGCAGAAGCACAATTGCCTTGGATTAGATGCTAAGATTCCTGAAAGGCCTTATGTGCCTCCCATGTCGAAATTTCGAGGGGAAGAATTGTGCCATGAAGTTGCTGAGGATGTTTTTGTTGGCTGGTTGGGGGGTTTGGACTGGAGTTGGCGTGTAGTGGCGGGACAGAATCCAGCTTATGATCAATTCCCCTGTCAATACCAGCTATTTTACCGCGGAAAGGCAAAAGGGTCGTTTTGGTATGAGCCAGTGTTTCAAGTGAAAACTCTTGAGGGGAAAATGGTTTGGAGGAGGAGAAAGTACAGAGTTAAAAGGGGAAAAGTTGTTGGGACATTTTACTTCAGTGTGTTGGACAATGGGGTTGTGTCTAATGAGTTTTGGACCATAGTGGATGCACCAGATGATCTTAGTTGGGGTTTGTTTCATTACAGTGGAGCTGCTCGAGTTGCAGGACAATCTTATACTGGGGCAGTGCTTGTGAGTCCAGATGGAGCATACCCAAATGAGATGGAGAGGAAGAGATTGGTTTCTGCTTTACAGAAATGTGGAATTGAAGAATGGGAGCTTTATACAGTTGATAATTGTTCATGTGCAGATCCTCCATTAGGAATTCCAGAGGGTTCAAATTTGCATTCTGTGATTCAAGTTAAAGAAATGGCCCAATTGGGTGTTCAAATTGGGGTACCGAatgtctga
- the LOC115715945 gene encoding uncharacterized protein LOC115715945 yields the protein MDDDIFDSSLNLEEAHLKEGFNEGYKDGLDSGKEDGKQVGLKTGFEIGEELVFYKGCVDIWTSVIHVDPTQFSSRVQKGIKQMEELIEKYPVMEPENESVHEIMDSLRLKFKAVCASMGVKLEYNGYPKSSSDANEMGF from the coding sequence ATGGACGACGACATATTTGATTCATCTCTAAATTTAGAAGAAGCCCATTTGAAAGAAGGCTTCAATGAGGGCTACAAAGATGGTCTTGACTCTGGTAAAGAAGACGGTAAACAAGTGGGTCTGAAAACTGGGTTTGAGATCGGTGAAGAGCTGGTATTCTACAAGGGATGTGTGGATATATGGACCTCAGTTATCCATGTTGACCCGACCCAGTTTTCTTCTCGGGTTCAAAAAGGTATTAAGCAAATGGAAGAGTTGATTGAGAAGTACCCAGTTATGGAACCTGAGAATGAGAGTGTTCATGAGATTATGGATAGTTTGAGGTTGAAGTTCAAGGCTGTATGTGCTTCAATGGGTGTGAAATTGGAGTATAATGGGTACCCAAAATCTTCTTCAGATGCAAATGAGATGGGATTTTaa
- the LOC115715946 gene encoding protein SLOW GREEN 1, chloroplastic, with protein sequence MGFSTALSLCSHTTIFSTPKLFSNPKLDYNSLKPSFPKPHIQKPFILRTSTNPSRFKTHFSNGSDLSCFLPPKDNFHRFLLEKIVGFVVGTAFFTGFFSMRPALALLPAQTTSSSSTQSEEIEKEEFYQEVLKKEPNNTEALMVVLYEKMRRGDTKEAVKYVERLVELEPQEVEWKLLLALSYETMGKLSTAKRLLKEILKQRPLLLRALHGLALVMHKNHEGPAVFEMLNKALELARREKKVTEERNIRILIAQMHVVRGALEEGLKEFQTLVKEDHRDFRPYLCMGIVYSLLDKKEEAAEQFETYRSLVPEEFPERGFLDDVVLAAKSKSREQLQKEFENEYTKLK encoded by the exons ATGGGGTTTTCCACTGCTTTATCTCTTTGCTCTCACACTACCATCTTTTCTACTCCCAAGCTCTTTTCTAATCCTAAGCTTGACTACAACTCTCTTAAACCCTCCTTCCCTAAACCCCACATACAAAAACCATTTATACTCCGAACTTCTACAAACCCATCAAGATTCAAGACCCATTTCTCAAATGGGTCAGACTTGAGCTGTTTTCTCCCACCTAAGGATAATTTTCATCGATTTCTCCTGGAAAAAATTGTGGGGTTTGTAGTTGGGACGGCTTTCTTTACTGGGTTTTTTAGTATGAGACCAGCTTTGGCTTTATTACCTGCTCAAACGACCAGCTCTAGTAGTACCCAAAGTGAAGAAATTGAAAAGGAGGAGTTTTACCAGGAGGTTTTGAAGAAGGAGCCGAATAATACtgaagctttaatggtggtTTTGTATGAGAAAATGAGGAGAGGGGACACAAAGGAGGCTGTTAAATATGTGGAGAGGTTGGTTGAGTTGGAACCACAGGAAGTTGAATGGAAGCTTTTGCTGGCACTTTCTTATGAGACGATGGGGAAATTGAGTACAGCAAAACGATTGCTCAAGGAAATCTTGAAACAGAGGCCTCTCTTGCTTAGAGCCTTGCAT GGTCTAGCATTAGTGATGCACAAGAATCATGAAGGTCCAGCAGTGTTTGAGATGCTGAATAAGGCTTTAGAATTAGCTCGGCGTGAAAAAAAGGTTACCGAGGAGAGAAACATCAGAATTCTGATTGCACAAATGCATGTTGTAAGG GGGGCATTGGAAGAAGGTTTGAAGGAATTTCAAACTCTGGTTAAGGAGGATCATCGTGATTTTAGACCTTATCTCTGCATG GGGATTGTGTACAGCTTACTTGATAAAAAGGAAGAGGCTGCAGAGCAGTTTGAGACATACCGATCTCTCGTGCCAGAAGAATTTCCAGAAAGGGGATTTCTCGATGATGTTGTGTTGGCTGCAAAATCCAAATCAAGAGAACAGTTACAGAAGGAATTTGAGAATGAATACACAAAGTTGAAGTAA